Proteins encoded in a region of the Saccharothrix ecbatanensis genome:
- a CDS encoding FKBP-type peptidyl-prolyl cis-trans isomerase — protein sequence MAPSKPVVEPYEGAPPADLVIEDITVGEGPEAAPGQLVNVHYVGVSHSTGEQFDASWDRGEAFSFPLGAGRVIAGWDRGVAGMKVGGRRKLVIPAHLGYGDRGAGGAIKPGETLIFVVDLLGVK from the coding sequence ATGGCCCCGAGCAAGCCCGTGGTCGAGCCGTACGAGGGCGCCCCGCCCGCCGACCTGGTGATCGAGGACATCACCGTCGGCGAGGGCCCCGAGGCGGCGCCCGGTCAGCTCGTGAACGTGCACTACGTCGGCGTTTCGCACTCGACCGGCGAGCAGTTCGACGCCTCCTGGGACCGCGGCGAGGCGTTCAGCTTCCCGCTGGGCGCCGGGCGTGTCATCGCCGGCTGGGACCGCGGCGTCGCGGGCATGAAGGTCGGCGGCAGGCGCAAGCTCGTCATCCCGGCCCACCTCGGCTACGGCGACCGCGGCGCGGGCGGCGCGATCAAGCCCGGTGAGACGCTGATCTTCGTGGTGGACCTGCTCGGCGTGAAATAG
- a CDS encoding YbaB/EbfC family nucleoid-associated protein: MPEDIGASERMLGQWQQSIQEKAERYQEMATRVQGMTISEASRDGSVRLTIGSNGILTHLEIAESAKDKRMAEVSAEVMRTLQRAQSRIPELLQQAMAETIGTQDETANVLFDEAKRNFPAPPHEDVPPPPAVGREIRFGIEDDDTPPPAPRPAPPAQPYTPQPFSPPPPAPQPPPRRPTRRPDDDDFDGQSFLS, from the coding sequence GTGCCCGAGGACATCGGTGCGTCCGAGCGGATGCTCGGCCAGTGGCAGCAGAGCATCCAGGAGAAGGCCGAGCGCTACCAGGAGATGGCCACCCGCGTGCAGGGGATGACCATCTCCGAGGCTTCGCGCGACGGCTCGGTGCGGCTCACCATCGGGTCGAACGGCATCCTGACCCACCTGGAGATCGCCGAGTCCGCCAAGGACAAGCGGATGGCCGAGGTGTCGGCCGAGGTGATGCGGACGTTGCAGCGGGCGCAGTCTCGCATCCCGGAACTGCTCCAGCAGGCCATGGCGGAGACCATCGGCACCCAGGACGAGACGGCCAACGTCCTGTTCGACGAGGCCAAGCGCAACTTCCCCGCACCGCCGCACGAGGACGTTCCGCCACCGCCGGCGGTCGGCCGTGAGATCCGGTTCGGCATCGAGGACGACGACACGCCGCCTCCCGCCCCGCGCCCGGCCCCGCCCGCGCAGCCGTACACCCCGCAGCCGTTCAGCCCGCCGCCGCCCGCTCCCCAGCCCCCGCCGCGCCGGCCCACGCGCAGGCCGGACGACGACGACTTCGACGGGCAGTCCTTCCTCTCCTAG
- a CDS encoding type VII secretion target, producing the protein MAGFEIVSDTLAAHGKQLDDLGARLQGAVDAAKTVSMPTDAYGIICQPFRMMLDPVEQWGLDALQGAVEAMDAAGKSVKDTVDQYREMEDAIRDSFKAGE; encoded by the coding sequence ATGGCCGGTTTCGAGATCGTCTCGGACACGCTCGCCGCGCACGGCAAGCAGTTGGACGACCTGGGCGCGCGGTTGCAGGGCGCGGTGGACGCGGCGAAGACCGTCAGCATGCCGACCGACGCGTACGGCATCATCTGCCAACCGTTCCGGATGATGCTCGACCCGGTCGAGCAGTGGGGGCTGGACGCGCTCCAGGGCGCCGTGGAGGCCATGGACGCCGCCGGCAAGTCGGTGAAGGACACAGTGGACCAGTACCGCGAGATGGAAGACGCGATCCGGGACAGCTTCAAGGCCGGTGAGTGA